The region AGAGGACACTGAGAAAGGTCCCTTCACTTCCCCACCGGGGACGATCATTAGCGACGATGCGTTCCGGCCAGTTTCTTACACCTTTGACCCTGCAAAAGGCAGCTTCACGGTGAAGGCGAAGAATATAACAGGGAAGGATGTTCCTGAAGGAGCAGCGGATGTTGCCGCGTATATTCTTTATGATGATCAATTGATTCAGTTGCCGGCGCAGAAGCGGGAAAGACCGGCTGTCCGTAAGGATGGAACAATTGAGGTTACCGTTAAAACCGAAACACCGAGTACTCCTGCCTATTTGCTTGTAAAAGGGCGCCTGCTCGACCGCTCCGAGAATTAATTTCAATTTCGATTTTGGAACAGAGGTGAATCTATTTGAAGGACACCCATGTTCACATCCTGTGCGGCGACTCGTTCGGGGGCAGTATGAAGCAGGCGCTGAAAGGTCTTGGCTGGACGGATAGCCATAAGCTGATTATTCTTCGGGAGAATTATGCTATAGGTCCGCTGGATCAGTTGGATACACTCGTGGGAAGGAAGCTTCGCAGCGACTGGTTCCGTCAGCATATCCAGGAATACTTTACGGTCTCTGATGAATGTGATAGAGAGTATACGGAGCTGCTCGATAACCTGGAGCAGATTCCCGAACAGGCCAAGATAGTCATCTGGACCGGGAGCAATGCATCCGAGCAGGCGGGGCTACGTCTAACCGTTCATCTGCTGGGGAATAGAGAGAATGAACTCATAGTGATGGACGCCGGGGCCATCTGTGAGGAGCTGTTCAACCGGCCGGATGCCTTCATTAACTACTGTCATTCCGGAGAGATTCCGTCAGACAAGCTTAGGGAAGCGCTTCTGCGAATTGATGTGGGCAGCAGGTTGAGTGCTTCGCATATCGCGCGGCTGTCTCAGGATTGGCTGAAGATTTCCGGGCAGTCCGGCGTACTGAGAATCTGGCAGAAGGATGCCCTGCAGGAAGTGCCTGCTGATTACTACGACAGCTATCTGCTGGAGAAGCTGGATTCACTGACACCCCCGCCAGGAGAAGACGGGTTCCTGAAATCAGCCCGGCTGGTCGGAGAGGCGATCGGATACTGTGAGCAGTATGTCGGTGATGCTTATTTCGAGCATAGGGTGAGGGAACTGATCTACAGCGGGGTGCTGGAGATCAAGGGCGTTCATACAGCGATGAGATTCTATAGCATCCGGCGCAAGAAAGGGTAAGGTATAAAGGTTATATAAGAAGCACTATAGCAATTAACAAAAAGCAAAAAGAAGCGGAGGGGAAATTTGGAACTGTAGGAGCGATAGCGTCCGCCTTTGTGTTTGGATTTCTACCGCTAATAGCGGTTATAATCAAGAAATCCAAACACAACAGCGGCCGGAGGGCCAAATGTTCACCGCAGCGACGGTCAAGCTTGGAGTTCAAATCTTTAGAGGCAAAAGGAGGCCAACCATGCAAACCTTATTTCGTTATAACTGGCAGGTCCGCGAGGAATGGTATCAATGGTGCGAGGAGCTGCCGGAAGAAGAACTGGTGAAGGCACGCATTGGGGGAGTCGGCGGGATTCTGCAGACACTGGTGCATATAGTGGATGTGGAATTAAGCTGGGTACGGGATATGGAAGGCAAGCCGGATATTCGTATAGACTTCCCGGAGTATAACACTTTGCAGAAAATCAGAGAGGTGGACGCACGCTTCCGGCCGGAGGTGGAGTCCTTCATAGTAGCCTGGAATGAGGATTTGGAGCGGAGGATTCTAAGGGAGGATAGACCGGATGGGCAGGTTACCCAGCACACCTGGGGCGAAGTAATACGCCATGTTATCGCCCATGAGATTCATCATATCGGCCAGCTCTCCATCTGGTCAAGGGAACTTGGCCGGAAGCCAGTCTCCCCTAATCTGATAGGCCGGGGGCTGGCGGAGTATCTGCCCGGCAAAGCATAGGGGCTTGTCCAACCCTATGTCTCTGCCGGGAGTCTTCACCGGCTCCAAAAGTATTAGCTACTTTCTGTTCCGCTACAGCTCCGGCGGAAACCACAGATGGCGCAGATCGACCCAGCCCTGGCTGTTGAAGGTCACCCCGCGCACGGAGGGCAGATAGGCAGTCTCGGCAGGCCGCTCGTACAGAATATGCAGCTGGTGGTCACGGGTTAGAGTATCCTCAATCACCCGGAAGCCTTCCGCACGCACTGCGGCGTCAGGCTCCCGCGAGATCTGGCGCAGCCTGCCCTCAATGCCCGCGCGGGTGCGCGGTTCAATGTGCAGCGAGAGAGTCAGATACAGGTCGTACAGCCGGAGCTGCTCGTCCTGGTCGCGGAGCAGCGAGAAGACGATCAAGTCGGACTTCAGGCGGATCGGGCCTTTGAATTCCTCCGGCGACACGGATAACACCTTGCAGGAATACCCGTGCTGCCTTAGTCTTGCGGCGATGTATTCGGCATCCCCGGCATACTGCGGGATCGTGGCAATCTGCAAGACTTCAGCCGGAGGCGCTGCGAAATGCCGGAAGGGCACTCTCGGTGCTTCCTGCAGACAGGACAGCAGCTCGGCACGGAGAAGGGGATCGCTTAGCGGTCCCTTTTTCTTCGTGTTGCAGGTTACGAATTTGCGGACATAGGACTCAGAGTGGATTCTGCTTAGAGAGTCTGTGCCGGCTGCTGACGGATTCGGGATGACATGGAAGGCAGAGCCGGTCTCTGAGGGCTCCCGGTCAAGGCTCCACGGGACATAGATAATCTCCACACGGTCCAGATGGGCCCGCCCCTGGAAGTAGTAAGGGAACACCTCCAGCACACAGGTGTCCTCATTCATCTCCACGACCTTGAACGGACCGGTGCCCGCCGGTCTGCGTCCAAACAGATTCTCTCCAATGGATTCCAGATCGCGGGGCACAATCGCCGCCCGGCTGGTGCAGAGGAAGGGAAGGAAGAGTTCGTTCGGCTTCTTCAGCAGAATACGGACGGTTGACGCATTCAAGGCCTGGACCTCCTGAATCTCCTTGACAATATAACTGTACAGCATGCGCTGCGAGGTAGACATCATCCGTTCGAAGGAGTAGACGACATCCTCCGCGGTCAGTACCTTGCCGTGATGGAACAAGACCTCCTTGCGCAGATGAAAAGTCCAGGCCGTCCGGCTCCCGTCTGTCTCCCAGGCATGCGCCAGGCCGGGGATCACCTTGCCGCGTTCACCGCTGCGGCCGACCAGCCCGTCAAAAACATGGCTGGAGACAAACGACTCCGCCAGCAAATTCATATACAGCGGATCGAAGGTATGGAGCTGCTGGGTGACCGGCAGCCGCAGCGTATCGATCCGCTTATCGCTGTGCACCTCGGCATGATGCCCGAAGTACGCCAGCAGCCAGCCTTGCAGCGTGTCCTGCAGTGATGAAGTGCGGGCATGTCCGCGGATGCCCTCCAGCGCACTGCTGATATCTTTACTGCTTATCGCCTGCTTCATGGATTCCAGGGCAATGTCCTCGGCCGCCGCGAGGAATACCAGCTTGGAGCGCCGTCCCCGCCCCCGGCTGGGGGTCCAGGTGATCCAGCCGAGATCGGCCATTTTGCGGATCACATGCAATGCATTGCGGTGGGTACAGCCAAGGGTCAGGGCCAGCTCGTCCAGGGTGATGGAGATCTCGGCCGGACCTCCATGCTGCGAATGCAGCTTCAGGAATTGACTGTGCAGCTTCATGTGGGACATTCTCCTCCTGTCAAATCTATAAAATAGGAAATTAATGATAATATATTTCTCTTTTTCTTCTTATTTTATCAGCTAAAATCAGGGTATGACAGTAAAAAGATGGGGGAATTTACCATGGGCGATCAAAATGATTCCAAACGGGGGCTTGGTCGTGTAGCTTTATTAGCCGCATTCCTGCTTGCGGTTGTGCATCAGTATCTGTTTTACGACAAAATGCCGGGAATCTCATATCCGATTTTTATCACGCTATTTTATGCCTTTATGCTCTATTTCGCCAAGGAGCGGCTGCGCAAGCAGACCTGGTTCAGCTATGTTTGGATGGTGTCCATATTTCTGTTGTCCCTGACCTATATGCTGTTCGGCAACTGGTTTTTCTTTGCGCTTAACTTCGTTGTTATTCCGGTGCTCATTCTATTACATATGACGTATATGCTTAGTTACCGCAAGCCCGCATGGAGCGGACTTGCGCTGATCGGCGCGGCACTTGAGCATCTGTTCCCGCAAAGTCTGCGCAACTGGGCCACGGCACTGAGGCTGCTGCGCCGGGGCAAAGGCGGGATGGCGAATGAACGCAAGCAGGTATTGATGCGGGTGATGATCGGCCTGCTGATTTCCGTGCCGCTGCTGCTGATCGTGATCTCGCTGCTCTCTACGGCGGACGGAGTGTTCAGTCAGCTGCTGGCAGCCCTCCCGGGGATTTTTGACAATATTTCGCTGGGGGACTGGATCTTCCGAGGCTTGTGGGTTCTGTTGCTCGGACTCGGCATGTTCGGCTTCCTCTGGGGGTTCGTACAGAGCAAATCCTATATCCGCTCCCCTCTGGTCAGTGAGCTTGATGCGATGGGGAAGAAGCTGGAAACGGCTGAAGCAGGGGACGAGGGGATCGGTCTGGATGACCCGGTCATTATCACTACCATACTTACCGCAATCAATGCAGTGTACATGCTGTTTGTGAGTGTCCAGTTCTCGTATCTGTTCGGGGCCTGGGATGGTATTCTGCCGGAGAACAGTACGTATGCGGACTATGCGCGGAGCGGTTTTCTGGAGCTGATTCTGGTCACATCGATTAACTTCGCAATCTTGCTGCTGTCCTTGCTGGCAGTGCGCAAAGCGGGCGGTATCCTGAAACGGGTCATTCAGCTCCTGCTGTATATTCTGGTGTTATGCTCCATGGTCATGCTGTATTCTGCATACTCGCGGCTGACGCTATATGAAGAGGCGTACGGTTACACCTACATCCGGTTCCTGGTGCATGCCTTCATGATCTTCCTCGGATTGCTGCTGGTGCTGGCGGCCGTGCGGATTAGCCGGGAACCCTTCCCGCTTCTAAAATGCTACATTGTGCTCGGCCTGCTCTCCTATGTGCTGATGAACTATATAGGGATGGATCATATCATTGCGAAGCAGAATATCCAACGATATAAGGCAAGCGGCACACTGGATGCCGGTTATCTGGCCGGGCTCTCCGCAGATGTGGTTCCAGAGCTGATCG is a window of Paenibacillus sp. FSL H3-0469 DNA encoding:
- a CDS encoding DUF1835 domain-containing protein translates to MKDTHVHILCGDSFGGSMKQALKGLGWTDSHKLIILRENYAIGPLDQLDTLVGRKLRSDWFRQHIQEYFTVSDECDREYTELLDNLEQIPEQAKIVIWTGSNASEQAGLRLTVHLLGNRENELIVMDAGAICEELFNRPDAFINYCHSGEIPSDKLREALLRIDVGSRLSASHIARLSQDWLKISGQSGVLRIWQKDALQEVPADYYDSYLLEKLDSLTPPPGEDGFLKSARLVGEAIGYCEQYVGDAYFEHRVRELIYSGVLEIKGVHTAMRFYSIRRKKG
- a CDS encoding DinB family protein, coding for MQTLFRYNWQVREEWYQWCEELPEEELVKARIGGVGGILQTLVHIVDVELSWVRDMEGKPDIRIDFPEYNTLQKIREVDARFRPEVESFIVAWNEDLERRILREDRPDGQVTQHTWGEVIRHVIAHEIHHIGQLSIWSRELGRKPVSPNLIGRGLAEYLPGKA
- a CDS encoding ABC transporter substrate-binding protein → MKLHSQFLKLHSQHGGPAEISITLDELALTLGCTHRNALHVIRKMADLGWITWTPSRGRGRRSKLVFLAAAEDIALESMKQAISSKDISSALEGIRGHARTSSLQDTLQGWLLAYFGHHAEVHSDKRIDTLRLPVTQQLHTFDPLYMNLLAESFVSSHVFDGLVGRSGERGKVIPGLAHAWETDGSRTAWTFHLRKEVLFHHGKVLTAEDVVYSFERMMSTSQRMLYSYIVKEIQEVQALNASTVRILLKKPNELFLPFLCTSRAAIVPRDLESIGENLFGRRPAGTGPFKVVEMNEDTCVLEVFPYYFQGRAHLDRVEIIYVPWSLDREPSETGSAFHVIPNPSAAGTDSLSRIHSESYVRKFVTCNTKKKGPLSDPLLRAELLSCLQEAPRVPFRHFAAPPAEVLQIATIPQYAGDAEYIAARLRQHGYSCKVLSVSPEEFKGPIRLKSDLIVFSLLRDQDEQLRLYDLYLTLSLHIEPRTRAGIEGRLRQISREPDAAVRAEGFRVIEDTLTRDHQLHILYERPAETAYLPSVRGVTFNSQGWVDLRHLWFPPEL
- a CDS encoding DUF4173 domain-containing protein codes for the protein MGDQNDSKRGLGRVALLAAFLLAVVHQYLFYDKMPGISYPIFITLFYAFMLYFAKERLRKQTWFSYVWMVSIFLLSLTYMLFGNWFFFALNFVVIPVLILLHMTYMLSYRKPAWSGLALIGAALEHLFPQSLRNWATALRLLRRGKGGMANERKQVLMRVMIGLLISVPLLLIVISLLSTADGVFSQLLAALPGIFDNISLGDWIFRGLWVLLLGLGMFGFLWGFVQSKSYIRSPLVSELDAMGKKLETAEAGDEGIGLDDPVIITTILTAINAVYMLFVSVQFSYLFGAWDGILPENSTYADYARSGFLELILVTSINFAILLLSLLAVRKAGGILKRVIQLLLYILVLCSMVMLYSAYSRLTLYEEAYGYTYIRFLVHAFMIFLGLLLVLAAVRISREPFPLLKCYIVLGLLSYVLMNYIGMDHIIAKQNIQRYKASGTLDAGYLAGLSADVVPELIEFSKQKKGILDEALRSRLSNLTQPKQSWPSFNLANHRERRALAEYFAGEVAQK